Proteins encoded together in one Chiloscyllium plagiosum isolate BGI_BamShark_2017 chromosome 50, ASM401019v2, whole genome shotgun sequence window:
- the LOC122544557 gene encoding histone H2A-like, with translation MWAECSILCESACEFVTMSGRGKGGGKARAKAKSRSSRAGLQFPVGRVHRLLRKGNYAERVGAGAPVYLAAVLEYLTAEILELAGNAARDNKKTRIIPRHLQLAVRNDEELNKLLGGVTIAQGGVLPNIQAVLLPKKTSAAGSAKK, from the coding sequence ATGTGGGCGGAGTGCAGCATTCTCTGTGAAAGTGCTTGTGAGTTTGTGACCATGTCGGGAAGAGGAAAGGGCGGTGGGAAAGCTCGCGCCAAGGCGAAGTCTCGGTCGTCCCGGGCTGGCCTGCAGTTCCCGGTGGGCCGTGTTCACAGGCTCCTGAGAAAGGGTAACTATGCTGAGCGTGTGGGTGCCGGAGCGCCGGTCTATCTGGCTGCGGTGCTGGAGTATCTGACGGCTGAGATCCTGGAGCTGGCCGGCAACGCGGCCCGGGACAACAAGAAGACCCGCATCATCCCCAGGCACCTGCAGCTGGCCGTGCGCAACGACGAGGAGCTCAACAAGCTGCTGGGAGGGGTGACCATCGCTCAGGGCGGGGTGCTGCCTAATATCCAGGCTGTGCTGCTGCCCAAGAAAACTTCCGCTGCTGGATCTGCTAAAAAGTGA